From a region of the Enterobacter cancerogenus genome:
- the pgm gene encoding phosphoglucomutase (alpha-D-glucose-1,6-bisphosphate-dependent), producing the protein MANHSRAGQPAQQSDLINVAQLTAQYYVLKPVVGNAEHAVKFGTSGHRGSAARHSFNEPHILAIAQAIAEERAKNGVTGPCYVGKDTHALSEPAFISVLEVLAANGVDVIVQENNGFTPTPAVSNAILVHNQKGGALADGIVITPSHNPPDDGGIKYNPPNGGPADTNVTKVVEDRANALLADDLKGVKRISLDAAMASGHVKEQDLVQPFVEGLAEIVDMAAIQKAGLTLGVDPLGGSGIEYWKRIAEHYKLNLTIVNDHVDQTFRFMHLDKDGAIRMDCSSECAMAGLLALRDKFDLAFANDPDYDRHGIVTPAGLMNPNHYLAVAINYLFQHRPQWGNEVAVGKTLVSSAMIDRVVDALGRKLVEVPVGFKWFVDGLHDGSFGFGGEESAGASFLRFDGTPWSTDKDGIIMCLLAAEITAVTGKNPQEHYNELAERFGAPSYNRLQASATSAQKAALSKLSPEMVSASTLAGDPITARLTAAPGNGASIGGLKVMTENGWFAARPSGTEDAYKIYCESFLGAEHRQQIEKEAVEIVSEVLKNA; encoded by the coding sequence ATGGCAAATCACAGCCGTGCAGGCCAACCTGCACAACAAAGCGATTTGATTAACGTCGCTCAACTGACCGCCCAGTACTACGTGCTGAAGCCGGTGGTGGGCAACGCAGAACACGCAGTGAAGTTTGGTACATCTGGCCACCGCGGCAGCGCGGCGCGCCACAGCTTTAACGAGCCGCACATTCTGGCCATTGCCCAGGCCATCGCGGAAGAGCGCGCCAAAAACGGCGTCACCGGTCCGTGCTATGTTGGGAAAGATACGCACGCCCTGTCTGAACCGGCCTTCATTTCCGTACTGGAAGTGCTGGCGGCGAACGGCGTCGACGTGATTGTTCAGGAGAACAACGGCTTTACGCCAACGCCTGCGGTGTCCAACGCCATTCTGGTGCACAACCAGAAAGGGGGCGCGCTGGCAGACGGGATTGTGATTACGCCATCCCACAACCCGCCGGATGACGGTGGCATCAAATACAACCCGCCTAACGGTGGCCCGGCAGACACTAACGTCACCAAAGTGGTGGAAGACCGCGCCAACGCGCTGCTCGCAGACGATCTGAAAGGCGTTAAGCGCATCTCTCTGGATGCGGCCATGGCCTCTGGCCACGTGAAAGAGCAGGATCTGGTGCAGCCATTCGTGGAAGGGCTGGCGGAGATCGTCGACATGGCGGCGATTCAGAAAGCGGGCCTGACGCTGGGCGTTGACCCGCTTGGCGGTTCCGGTATCGAATACTGGAAACGTATTGCCGAGCACTACAAGCTGAACCTGACCATCGTGAACGATCACGTCGATCAGACCTTCCGCTTTATGCACCTGGATAAAGACGGCGCGATCCGTATGGACTGCTCGTCAGAGTGCGCAATGGCCGGCCTGCTGGCGCTGCGCGATAAATTCGATCTGGCGTTTGCTAACGACCCGGATTATGACCGTCACGGTATCGTCACGCCTGCTGGCCTGATGAACCCGAACCACTATCTGGCGGTGGCGATTAATTATCTGTTCCAGCATCGTCCACAGTGGGGCAACGAGGTGGCTGTCGGTAAAACGCTGGTCTCTTCTGCGATGATCGACCGCGTGGTCGACGCGCTGGGCCGCAAGCTGGTGGAAGTGCCGGTAGGCTTCAAATGGTTTGTTGACGGTCTGCACGACGGCAGCTTCGGCTTCGGCGGCGAAGAGAGCGCGGGGGCTTCCTTCCTGCGCTTCGACGGCACGCCGTGGTCAACCGATAAAGACGGCATCATCATGTGTCTGCTGGCAGCGGAAATCACCGCTGTCACCGGTAAAAACCCGCAGGAGCACTATAACGAGCTGGCGGAGCGTTTTGGCGCGCCAAGCTACAACCGTCTCCAGGCGAGCGCGACCTCTGCGCAGAAAGCGGCGCTGTCTAAGCTTTCGCCAGAAATGGTCAGCGCCAGCACTCTGGCCGGTGATCCGATCACGGCTCGCCTGACGGCCGCTCCGGGTAACGGCGCGTCTATCGGCGGTCTGAAGGTGATGACCGAAAACGGCTGGTTCGCCGCGCGTCCGTCCGGCACGGAAGATGCGTACAAAATTTACTGTGAAAGCTTCCTCGGCGCTGAGCACCGTCAGCAGATTGAGAAAGAAGCGGTAGAGATTGTCAGCGAAGTGCTGAAAAACGCGTAA
- the kdpC gene encoding potassium-transporting ATPase subunit KdpC, giving the protein MMMLRPAILLFILLALITGGLYPLMTTALGQWWFADQANGSLIIQDGETRGSRLIGQHFTAAGYFQGRPSATAESPYNPMASGGSNLAGSNPALDTAIAERVAALRAANPQASREVPVELVTASASGLDYSLTPEAVAWQVPRVAAARRLTVEQVSQLVTEHTHTPLVSFIGMPVVNIVELNLALDALRKN; this is encoded by the coding sequence ATGATGATGTTACGTCCCGCTATACTTCTGTTTATTCTGCTGGCGCTGATAACCGGCGGGCTTTATCCCCTGATGACGACCGCACTGGGCCAGTGGTGGTTTGCTGACCAGGCCAACGGCTCGCTGATCATACAAGACGGCGAAACCCGCGGCTCGCGGCTGATCGGCCAGCACTTTACCGCCGCTGGCTACTTCCAGGGACGCCCTTCCGCCACCGCCGAAAGCCCGTATAATCCCATGGCATCCGGGGGGAGCAACCTCGCGGGCAGCAACCCGGCGCTGGATACCGCCATCGCCGAACGCGTTGCCGCGCTGCGAGCCGCGAACCCGCAGGCAAGCCGTGAGGTACCGGTGGAGCTGGTCACCGCGTCCGCCAGCGGGCTGGATTACAGCCTGACGCCGGAGGCCGTCGCGTGGCAAGTTCCACGCGTCGCTGCCGCGCGTCGCCTGACGGTGGAACAGGTGAGTCAGCTGGTCACAGAACATACCCATACACCGCTGGTCAGTTTTATCGGCATGCCTGTCGTAAATATTGTTGAGCTCAATCTGGCGCTGGACGCGCTAAGGAAAAACTAA
- the kdpE gene encoding two-component system response regulator KdpE, producing the protein MINVLIVEDELAISRFLRAALEGDGLRVHEAGTLQRGLIEAATRKPDLVILDLGLPDGDGIDFIREVRQWSQMPILVLSARTEETDKIAALDAGADDYLVKPFGIGELQARLRVALRRHSAPSPSDPVYTFGEIQVDLAVRRILRGDEEIHLTPIEFRLLAVLLNNHGKVLTQRQLLSQVWGPNAVEHSHYLRIYMGHLRQKLEVDPARPRHLLTETGIGYRFML; encoded by the coding sequence GTGATTAACGTCCTGATTGTTGAAGATGAGCTCGCCATTAGCCGTTTTCTGCGCGCCGCGCTGGAAGGCGACGGCTTACGCGTCCACGAAGCCGGTACGCTACAGCGCGGGCTGATCGAGGCCGCGACCCGCAAGCCGGACCTGGTGATCCTGGATTTAGGGCTACCGGATGGCGACGGCATCGATTTTATTCGTGAGGTGCGCCAGTGGAGCCAGATGCCCATTCTGGTGCTCTCTGCCCGCACCGAAGAGACGGATAAAATTGCCGCCCTCGATGCCGGAGCGGATGATTACCTGGTCAAACCCTTTGGTATTGGCGAGCTGCAGGCGCGGCTACGCGTGGCGCTGCGTCGGCACAGTGCCCCCTCCCCCAGCGACCCGGTATATACTTTTGGCGAGATCCAGGTCGATCTCGCCGTGCGGCGCATCCTTCGCGGTGACGAGGAGATCCACCTCACGCCGATCGAGTTCCGCCTGCTGGCGGTGCTGCTCAACAATCACGGCAAAGTTCTGACCCAGCGCCAGCTGTTAAGTCAGGTCTGGGGACCTAATGCCGTCGAACATAGTCACTATTTACGCATTTATATGGGCCACCTTCGTCAAAAACTTGAAGTTGATCCCGCACGCCCCCGCCATTTATTAACTGAAACCGGTATCGGTTATCGGTTTATGCTTTGA
- the ybfF gene encoding esterase: MKLNTRAQSAQSPNNNSPIVLVHGLFGSLDNLGILARDLVADHDILQVDMRNHGLSGRSPDMTYAAMAQDLLDTLDAHQLEKVTLVGHSMGGKAVMALTALAPERIAGLVVVDVAPVDYDVRRHDEIFAAINAVTESGVSTRQQAAAVMREHLDEEGVVQFLLKSFVDGQWRFNVPVLWDQYTHIVGWQPVPAWQHPALFITGGNSPYVTEAYRDALLAQFPQARAHVIAGAGHWVHAEKPEAVLRAIRRYLTDTAN, encoded by the coding sequence ATGAAATTGAATACCCGAGCGCAATCTGCACAATCGCCGAACAATAATTCTCCCATCGTACTGGTTCACGGCCTGTTTGGTAGCCTGGATAACCTGGGCATACTGGCGCGCGATCTGGTTGCCGATCATGACATTTTGCAGGTCGATATGCGTAATCATGGCCTTTCCGGGCGTTCGCCTGACATGACTTATGCGGCGATGGCGCAGGATTTGCTGGATACGCTGGATGCCCATCAACTTGAGAAGGTCACTTTAGTCGGGCATTCCATGGGTGGCAAAGCGGTGATGGCGCTGACGGCGCTGGCACCGGAACGTATTGCTGGTCTGGTGGTGGTTGACGTGGCCCCCGTGGATTACGACGTACGTCGCCACGACGAGATTTTCGCGGCGATCAATGCGGTCACGGAGTCTGGCGTGTCTACCCGTCAGCAGGCCGCAGCCGTCATGCGTGAACACCTCGATGAGGAAGGCGTGGTGCAGTTCCTGCTTAAATCCTTTGTCGACGGTCAGTGGCGTTTTAACGTCCCGGTACTTTGGGATCAGTATACTCACATTGTCGGCTGGCAGCCGGTTCCCGCCTGGCAGCACCCTGCCCTCTTTATTACCGGCGGCAATTCACCCTACGTGACCGAGGCGTACCGCGACGCACTGCTGGCGCAGTTCCCACAGGCTCGCGCGCACGTCATCGCCGGGGCGGGCCACTGGGTTCATGCAGAAAAACCGGAGGCGGTCCTGCGCGCTATCCGCCGCTATCTTACTGATACGGCGAATTGA
- the speFL gene encoding leader peptide SpeFL yields MENNNRLMPHIRRTTHIMMFAHRNCFDFHLFNAR; encoded by the coding sequence ATGGAAAACAACAACCGTTTAATGCCGCATATAAGGCGAACAACTCATATTATGATGTTTGCGCATCGTAACTGCTTCGACTTTCATCTCTTTAACGCCCGGTAG
- the potE gene encoding putrescine-ornithine antiporter, translated as MSKSNKMGVVQLTILTMVNMMGSGIIMLPTKLAEVGTISIISWLVTAVGSMALAWAFAKCGMFSRKSGGMGGYAEYAFGKSGNFMANYTYGVSLLIANVAIAISAVGYGTELFGATLSPVQIGLATIGVLWICTVANFGGARITGQLSSITVWGVIIPVVGLCVIGWFWFSPTLYANSWNPHHVPFFTAVGSSIAMTLWAFLGLESACANADVVENPEKNVPIAVLGGTLGAAVIYILSTNVIAGIVPNMDLASSTAPFGLAFAQMFTPEVGKVIMGLMVMSCCGSLLGWQFTIAQVFKSSADEGYFPKIFSRVTKADAPVQGMLAIVIFQSGLSLMTISPSLNSQFNVLVNLAVVTNIIPYILSMAALVIIQKVAKVEPRKAKAANIVALIGAIYSFYALYSSGQEAMLYGAMVTFMGWTLYGLVSPRFELTNKHS; from the coding sequence ATGAGCAAGTCGAACAAGATGGGCGTGGTGCAGCTGACCATCCTCACCATGGTGAACATGATGGGGTCCGGGATTATCATGCTGCCCACCAAGCTCGCCGAGGTCGGGACCATCTCTATCATCTCCTGGCTGGTGACCGCCGTTGGCTCGATGGCGCTGGCCTGGGCGTTTGCCAAGTGTGGGATGTTTAGCCGCAAGTCAGGCGGCATGGGAGGCTATGCGGAATACGCGTTCGGCAAGTCCGGCAACTTTATGGCGAACTACACCTACGGCGTGTCGCTGCTCATCGCTAACGTGGCGATTGCCATTTCAGCGGTGGGTTACGGCACGGAGCTGTTTGGCGCCACGCTGAGTCCGGTGCAAATTGGGCTGGCGACCATCGGCGTGCTGTGGATCTGCACCGTCGCCAACTTCGGCGGCGCGCGCATCACCGGACAGCTCAGCAGCATTACCGTCTGGGGGGTGATTATCCCGGTAGTCGGGCTGTGCGTTATCGGCTGGTTCTGGTTTAGCCCGACGCTGTACGCCAACTCGTGGAACCCGCACCATGTGCCGTTCTTTACCGCGGTAGGTTCGTCCATCGCCATGACGCTGTGGGCTTTCCTGGGCCTGGAATCGGCCTGTGCCAACGCCGACGTGGTGGAAAACCCGGAGAAGAACGTGCCGATTGCGGTGCTGGGCGGTACGCTGGGGGCGGCGGTGATTTACATCCTCTCGACCAACGTGATTGCCGGGATCGTCCCAAATATGGATCTTGCCAGCTCTACCGCGCCGTTCGGTCTGGCCTTCGCGCAAATGTTCACCCCGGAAGTCGGGAAAGTGATTATGGGACTGATGGTGATGTCCTGCTGTGGTTCGCTGCTCGGCTGGCAGTTCACCATCGCGCAGGTGTTTAAATCCTCGGCGGATGAAGGCTACTTTCCGAAAATCTTCTCCCGCGTGACCAAAGCCGATGCGCCCGTGCAGGGAATGCTGGCGATTGTGATTTTCCAGAGCGGTCTGTCGTTGATGACCATCAGCCCGTCGCTGAACAGCCAGTTCAACGTGCTGGTCAACCTGGCGGTGGTGACCAATATCATTCCGTATATCCTGTCGATGGCAGCGCTGGTGATCATTCAGAAGGTGGCGAAGGTCGAACCGCGCAAAGCAAAAGCGGCGAATATCGTGGCGCTGATTGGGGCCATCTACAGCTTCTATGCGCTCTACTCCTCCGGTCAGGAAGCGATGCTCTACGGCGCAATGGTCACGTTTATGGGCTGGACGCTGTACGGGCTGGTTTCACCGCGTTTTGAGTTGACGAACAAACACAGCTAA
- the kdpD gene encoding two-component system sensor histidine kinase KdpD encodes MTDEPMRPDPDRLLEQTAEAHRGKLKIFFGACAGVGKTFAMLTEAQRLRAQGLDILIGVVETHGRKETAALLEGLAVQPARRINHRGRLVTEFDLDAALARRPALILMDELAHSNAPGSRHPKRWQDVEELLEAGIDVFTTVNVQHLESLNDVVSGVTGIQVRETVPDPFFDAADEVVLVDLPPDDLRQRLHEGKVYIAGQAERAIEHFFRKGNLIALRELALRRTADRVDDQMRAWRDLQGQERVWHTRDAILLCIGHSSGNEKLIRTAARLAAKFGSVWHAVYVETPQLHALPEQQRRAILSALRLAQELGAETATLSDPQEDKAILRYAREHNLGKIVIGRRQQRRWLSRESFADRLARRAPDLDLVIVALDDKPTPLPGRTPDARTFSEKWRIQLRGCLVAAVLCALITLIASQWLIAFDAANLVMIYLLGVVVVALFYGRWPSVLATVLNVVSFDLFFIAPRGTLAVSDVQYILTFGVMLTVGLVIGNLTAGVRYQARIARYREQRTRHLYEMSKSLAVGRTPRDIVQTSEQFIRSTFHASSLILLPDEHGKLRPLTSTSGMTPWDEAIARWSFDKGLPAGAGTDTLPGVPYQILPLRSADKNHGLVIVEPSNLRQLMIPEQQRLLETFTLLVASALERLALTASEEQARLASERESIRNSLLAALSHDLRTPLTVLFGQSEILTLDLAAEGSKHAMQASEIREHVLNTTRLVNNLLDMARIQSGGFNLKKEWLTLEEVVGSALKMLEPGLGGRHIALNMPEPLTLIHVDGPLFERVLINLLENAGKYAGPKAQIGMNAFVEEQALRLEVWDTGPGIPQGQEQAIFEKFARGNKESAIPGVGLGLAICEAIVEVHGGTLSAANRPEGGARFCVTLPLDVPPELDELPEDL; translated from the coding sequence ATGACCGACGAGCCGATGCGCCCGGATCCGGACAGGCTGCTCGAACAGACGGCGGAAGCCCATCGCGGCAAGCTGAAAATTTTCTTCGGGGCCTGCGCGGGGGTCGGAAAAACCTTCGCGATGCTCACTGAAGCGCAGCGGCTGCGGGCGCAGGGGCTTGATATTCTTATCGGTGTTGTCGAAACGCACGGTCGTAAAGAGACGGCGGCGCTGCTGGAGGGGCTTGCCGTGCAGCCGGCTCGCCGCATCAACCACCGTGGGCGGCTGGTCACCGAGTTCGACCTTGACGCGGCCCTCGCCCGCCGTCCTGCTCTGATTCTGATGGATGAACTGGCGCACAGCAATGCGCCAGGCTCCCGCCACCCTAAACGCTGGCAGGACGTGGAAGAGCTGCTGGAAGCCGGCATCGACGTATTCACCACGGTCAACGTTCAGCATCTGGAGAGCCTCAACGACGTCGTCAGCGGTGTGACCGGCATACAGGTACGGGAAACGGTTCCCGATCCGTTTTTTGACGCCGCCGACGAAGTGGTGCTGGTCGACCTGCCGCCGGACGATCTGCGCCAGCGCCTGCACGAAGGAAAAGTGTATATTGCCGGGCAGGCCGAGCGTGCCATCGAACATTTTTTCCGCAAAGGCAATTTAATCGCCCTGCGCGAGCTGGCCCTGCGGCGCACGGCGGATCGCGTTGATGACCAGATGCGCGCCTGGCGCGATCTGCAGGGACAGGAGCGAGTCTGGCATACCCGGGACGCCATTCTGCTGTGCATTGGTCACAGCAGCGGGAATGAGAAGCTTATCCGTACCGCCGCCCGCCTCGCCGCGAAGTTCGGCAGCGTCTGGCACGCGGTGTACGTTGAAACGCCGCAGCTTCACGCCCTGCCTGAACAGCAGCGGCGCGCGATTTTAAGCGCGCTCAGGCTGGCACAGGAGCTGGGGGCGGAAACGGCCACCCTCTCCGACCCGCAGGAAGATAAAGCCATCCTGCGCTACGCCCGCGAGCACAACCTCGGCAAGATTGTGATTGGCCGCCGTCAGCAGCGTCGCTGGTTGAGCCGGGAGTCCTTCGCCGACAGGCTGGCGCGCCGCGCGCCGGATCTGGACCTGGTGATCGTCGCGCTGGATGATAAACCCACCCCCCTTCCTGGCCGAACGCCAGACGCCCGCACGTTTAGTGAAAAGTGGCGCATCCAGCTTCGCGGCTGTCTGGTGGCCGCGGTACTTTGCGCCCTGATCACCCTGATTGCCAGCCAGTGGCTGATTGCCTTCGATGCCGCCAACCTGGTGATGATTTACCTGCTCGGCGTGGTTGTCGTGGCGCTGTTTTACGGACGCTGGCCGTCGGTGCTGGCAACGGTTCTCAACGTGGTCAGCTTCGATCTGTTTTTTATTGCCCCTCGCGGGACGCTCGCCGTCTCGGATGTGCAGTACATTCTCACCTTTGGGGTGATGCTTACCGTCGGGCTGGTTATCGGGAACCTGACGGCAGGCGTGCGCTATCAGGCGCGTATTGCCCGCTACCGCGAACAACGCACGCGGCATTTATACGAGATGTCCAAATCGCTGGCGGTCGGCCGCACGCCGCGAGATATCGTCCAGACCAGCGAGCAGTTTATCCGCTCGACCTTTCACGCCAGCAGCCTGATCCTGCTTCCTGATGAGCACGGCAAACTGCGCCCGCTGACATCGACCTCGGGCATGACGCCCTGGGATGAAGCCATCGCGCGCTGGAGTTTTGACAAGGGCTTACCGGCAGGTGCGGGCACGGATACCCTGCCGGGAGTGCCGTATCAGATCCTGCCGCTGCGCAGCGCGGATAAAAATCACGGGCTGGTCATTGTCGAGCCGTCCAACCTGCGCCAGCTGATGATCCCCGAGCAGCAGCGGCTGCTGGAGACCTTCACGCTGCTGGTTGCCAGCGCGCTTGAGCGGCTGGCCCTCACCGCCAGCGAGGAGCAGGCCCGGCTGGCGAGCGAGCGGGAAAGCATTCGTAATTCGCTGCTGGCGGCGCTCTCGCACGACCTGCGCACGCCCCTCACCGTCCTGTTTGGTCAGTCTGAGATCCTGACGCTGGATCTCGCTGCTGAAGGGTCTAAACACGCGATGCAGGCCAGCGAGATCCGCGAGCACGTGCTGAACACGACGCGCCTGGTGAACAACCTGCTCGATATGGCGCGCATCCAGTCCGGCGGGTTTAACCTTAAAAAAGAGTGGCTGACGCTGGAAGAAGTGGTTGGCAGCGCGCTGAAGATGCTGGAGCCGGGTCTCGGCGGCCGCCATATCGCGCTGAATATGCCGGAGCCGCTTACGCTTATCCATGTTGACGGCCCGCTGTTCGAACGTGTGCTGATCAACCTGCTGGAAAATGCCGGTAAATATGCGGGGCCGAAGGCGCAGATTGGCATGAATGCTTTCGTGGAAGAACAGGCGCTGCGCCTGGAGGTGTGGGACACGGGGCCGGGCATCCCGCAGGGTCAGGAGCAGGCCATTTTTGAGAAGTTTGCGCGCGGCAATAAAGAGTCAGCCATTCCCGGCGTCGGGCTTGGGCTGGCGATTTGCGAGGCCATCGTTGAGGTGCATGGCGGTACCCTTTCGGCAGCCAACCGCCCGGAAGGTGGCGCACGTTTTTGTGTTACACTTCCTCTTGATGTCCCGCCCGAACTTGATGAATTACCAGAGGATTTGTGA
- the seqA gene encoding replication initiation negative regulator SeqA: MKTIEVDDELYQYIASQTRHIGESASDILRRMLKISAAAQPATPATKDVVSQPSVTAQAKPAVAPVKDKVRAMRELLLSDEYAEQKKAVNRFMLVLTTLYSLDNTAFAEATESLHGRTRVYFAGDEQTLLQNGNQTKPKHVPGTPYWVITNTNTGRKCSMIEHIMQSMQFPAELIEKVCGTI, encoded by the coding sequence ATGAAAACAATCGAAGTTGATGACGAACTCTATCAGTATATTGCCAGCCAGACGCGGCATATCGGGGAGAGCGCGTCCGACATTTTACGGCGTATGCTCAAAATTTCCGCCGCCGCACAGCCTGCTACCCCAGCCACTAAAGATGTCGTCTCTCAGCCGAGTGTTACCGCACAAGCAAAACCTGCCGTCGCGCCGGTGAAAGACAAAGTGCGCGCGATGCGCGAGCTGCTGCTGTCAGATGAGTATGCAGAACAGAAAAAGGCGGTTAACCGCTTTATGCTGGTGCTGACTACACTTTATTCACTGGATAACACCGCGTTTGCTGAAGCGACCGAGTCGCTGCATGGTCGTACCCGCGTTTACTTCGCGGGCGATGAGCAGACGCTGCTGCAAAATGGCAATCAAACCAAACCTAAACACGTCCCGGGCACACCGTACTGGGTGATCACCAATACCAATACGGGCCGCAAGTGCAGCATGATTGAACACATCATGCAGTCCATGCAGTTCCCGGCGGAATTGATTGAAAAGGTTTGCGGTACAATTTAA
- the speF gene encoding ornithine decarboxylase SpeF, which translates to MKNLKIAISRTCPDCFTTHRETVDVSTTDYIDVAAVVLATQDIYTGAIEEIEATGFGIPVFIATQKDEIVPADYLSRIHGVFECSDTSNDFYGRQLEAAAQKYETHLRPPFFRALVDYVEQGNSEFDCPGHQGGQFFRRHPAGNQFVDFFGETLFRADLCNADVAMGDLLIHEGAPCIAQQHAANVFNADKTYFVLNGTSSSNKVVLNALLTPGDLVLFDRNNHKSNHHGALLQAGATPVYLETARNPYGFIGGIDAHCFEERYLRELISDVAPDRTHAPRPFRLAVIQLGTYDGTIYNARQVVDKIGHLCDYILFDSAWVGYEQFIPMMADCSPLLLELNENDPGILVTQSVHKQQAGFSQTSQIHKKDSHIKGQPRYVPHKRLNNAFMMHASTSPFYPLFAALDINARMHEGQSGRNMWMDCVVNGIEARKLILENCRFIRPFVPEQVDGRPWESWDTAEIATDLRFFHFVPGERWHAFDGYAEHQYFIDPCKLLLTTPGINASSGEYEDFGVPATILANFLRENGIIPEKCDLNSILFLLTPAEDMGKLQQLVAQLVRFEKLLQRDAPLKEVLPSLYKQHPDRYADYSLRQICQEMHDLYARNNVKQLQKEMFRKSHFPRVMMSPQEANYAYLRGEVELVSLRDAEGRIAAEGALPYPPGVLCVVPGEVWGGSVLRYFAALEEGINLLPGFAPELQGVYVEECDGRKQVRCYVIKRSADQPALLKGEAL; encoded by the coding sequence ATGAAAAATTTAAAAATTGCCATCAGCCGTACCTGCCCCGACTGTTTTACCACACATCGCGAGACGGTAGATGTCAGCACAACCGATTATATTGACGTCGCCGCCGTGGTTCTGGCCACCCAGGATATATATACAGGCGCGATAGAAGAAATTGAGGCGACAGGCTTTGGCATTCCTGTCTTTATTGCCACCCAGAAAGACGAGATTGTCCCGGCAGACTATTTGTCGCGCATTCATGGCGTTTTTGAATGTTCAGACACCAGCAATGATTTTTACGGACGCCAACTGGAAGCGGCGGCACAGAAGTACGAAACCCACCTGCGCCCGCCGTTCTTCCGCGCCCTGGTGGACTACGTTGAGCAGGGCAACAGCGAATTTGATTGCCCGGGGCACCAGGGGGGCCAGTTCTTCCGCCGTCATCCTGCCGGAAATCAGTTCGTGGATTTCTTTGGCGAGACCCTGTTCCGCGCCGACCTGTGCAACGCTGACGTGGCGATGGGGGATCTGCTGATCCACGAAGGCGCGCCGTGCATCGCCCAACAGCATGCGGCTAACGTCTTTAACGCCGATAAGACCTACTTCGTGCTGAATGGCACTTCATCGTCAAACAAAGTGGTGCTCAATGCCCTGCTCACGCCGGGCGACCTGGTGCTGTTCGATCGCAACAACCACAAATCTAATCATCACGGTGCCCTGCTACAGGCGGGCGCAACGCCGGTCTATCTGGAGACCGCGCGTAATCCGTATGGCTTTATCGGCGGGATTGATGCGCACTGCTTCGAAGAGCGCTATCTGCGCGAGTTAATATCCGACGTGGCACCCGATCGCACGCACGCACCGCGCCCGTTTCGCCTCGCGGTGATCCAGCTTGGTACTTATGACGGCACCATTTATAACGCCCGTCAGGTCGTGGATAAGATCGGTCATCTGTGCGACTACATCCTGTTTGACTCCGCCTGGGTGGGCTACGAACAGTTTATTCCGATGATGGCCGACTGCTCGCCGCTGCTTCTGGAGCTGAACGAAAACGACCCGGGCATTCTGGTCACTCAATCCGTGCATAAACAGCAGGCCGGCTTCTCGCAAACCTCGCAGATCCACAAGAAGGACAGCCACATTAAAGGCCAGCCGCGTTATGTGCCCCACAAGCGCCTCAACAACGCCTTCATGATGCACGCCTCCACCAGCCCGTTTTACCCGCTGTTCGCCGCGCTGGATATTAACGCCCGCATGCACGAGGGCCAGAGTGGACGCAATATGTGGATGGACTGCGTGGTAAACGGCATTGAAGCGCGCAAGCTCATTCTGGAAAACTGCCGGTTTATCCGCCCGTTCGTGCCTGAACAGGTCGATGGACGCCCCTGGGAGAGCTGGGATACGGCGGAAATAGCCACCGACCTGCGCTTCTTCCACTTCGTGCCGGGCGAACGCTGGCACGCCTTTGACGGCTACGCCGAGCACCAGTACTTCATCGACCCCTGCAAACTGCTGCTGACCACGCCGGGGATCAACGCCAGCAGCGGTGAGTATGAGGATTTCGGCGTACCCGCCACCATTCTCGCCAACTTCCTGCGCGAAAACGGCATCATCCCGGAGAAATGCGACCTCAACTCGATCCTGTTCCTGCTGACGCCTGCGGAAGATATGGGCAAATTGCAGCAGCTGGTCGCCCAACTGGTGCGCTTCGAAAAGCTGCTCCAGCGCGATGCGCCTTTAAAAGAGGTGCTGCCGTCACTCTATAAACAGCATCCGGATCGCTATGCGGATTACAGCCTGCGGCAAATCTGCCAGGAGATGCATGACCTGTACGCCCGCAATAACGTTAAACAGCTGCAAAAAGAGATGTTCCGTAAATCTCACTTCCCGCGCGTGATGATGAGCCCGCAGGAGGCGAACTACGCCTATCTGCGCGGCGAGGTTGAGCTGGTTTCGCTGCGCGATGCTGAAGGACGTATCGCCGCCGAAGGCGCGCTCCCTTATCCACCGGGCGTGCTGTGCGTGGTTCCCGGTGAAGTCTGGGGCGGTTCGGTACTGCGCTACTTTGCGGCGCTGGAAGAAGGGATCAACCTGTTACCGGGCTTCGCACCGGAACTCCAGGGTGTGTACGTCGAGGAGTGTGACGGTCGTAAGCAGGTTCGCTGCTACGTCATCAAACGGTCTGCTGACCAGCCCGCGCTGCTGAAAGGAGAAGCATTATGA